The window CGATGGCGCGGATGACAGCGGTTCCGGCGTCAAGGTGTTCAAAAGGGAGGCGTTTTTGCTTCTTCCCTATTTCGACCACATGCATCGTTTCATGGCCGCACTGATGCTGCGCGAAGGCTATGCAGTCGAGTTTTTAGAGGTTAACCATCGTCACAGGGGCGCCGGGCGCTCGAAGTACACGAACCTAGGCAGGCTCGCCGCCAACATGACGGACCTGTGGGGTGTAATGTGGCTTCAGAGCCGGGCGCGGTCTCCTGGGGGTACGGACGAGCTATGAACGACCGTGTAGATCCAGGCGAACGCATAGCGCTTCAAACGGCGGCGACGCGGGGGCGTCGAGCAGGCACGCAACAGCAGGGGAGTCCCATGGGGGCGATTTTCAACGTCTTTCCGCTGATCCTTATCCCGGTTCTGACCTACAATGTCTGGGCCTTCGGGGCGACAGCGGCCGAGAGCGGCGATGGCGCCGGCGTACGCCGTCACCTCAACACGCCATGGCTGGAAATTCCCATGGCCTCCGGCGCGGAATGGGTCGTCACCTTCGGCGACGTGATGGTGCTGCTCGCACTCATCCTGCTCTTCGTTGAGCTGCTGAAATCAACGTCGACCGGCACGGCGGCGATCTTCAATCACGCGCTGTCGATGCTCGTGTTCATCATCTGCTTGGTCGAGTTTCTGCTCCACCCGGCGTTCGCCACCAGCGCGTTCTTCATCATTCTGGTGATGGCGCTCCTGGATGTGCTCGCCGGTGTCGTGGTGACGATCATCTCGGCCCGCCGCGACGTCGAGTTCGCGGGCCAGCATTAAGCTCGTTTCATGCTCCCCCGCTTGCGGGGGAGTTCTCGCGTCAGCGACTGAGGGGGCGTTTGTGCGCGCACTTGCCCCCCACGCTTCGCTGCGCTCAGCACCTCCCCCGCAAGCGGGGAGGATGGCCGTCACAGGCACCACATTCCCAAAGCTAACGCGATTGAGAAGTCGAGCCAGCGGGCGAATCGGGGGAGGATGGCGGCCATGATCGGAGCGGACCTGCAGGTTCGGCGCCGGTTTGAACGTGGGTGGATCGATGTCGCTTTTTTTTGACGCCGATTGGTTCGACGCCAAGCTTGGTGAACGCGGGCTGGACCGGGGCGCACTGGCCGAGGCGGCTGGCATCGAACGCGCCGATCTGCATGCGATCTATGTAAACGAGCGCGCGGCAAGCGCGGCGGAACTAGATGCATTCGCTCGCGTGCTTGGCGCCGAGATCGTCGAAGTCACGCTGCGCAGTGGCGTCGCGACACGTGATGCCGCGCCGCGCGAAGACGCGGCGTCGCGGATCGAAAGCATCGAAGCACGGCTGGACGCCATCGACAGCTGGCTCGAAGAGTTCGAGCGCTCGACCAAGAAGAGCGCTTAAGCTTTTAGGTTCACCACGATGCCGCGGCGCGGCGTCAGTGTCGGCGCTGCATAGCTATGCGTGCATGTGGTTTCCGGCCGAGCGATCTGGTTGACGAGCGTGGCCGCGAACAGCGGGTCGAGCCGGTCGCACGTGGCGCGACGATCGCTCTTGCGGCGTTCACCGCGGCGTTGTTCGCCGATTTCCTCGAACTCGGCGTCGAGTGCGTGGGGGTGAGCCCGTTCCTCCATAGGCTCGCCGCTGCATCGGGCGTGCCAAACGGAAATTAACCGCTATCGTTCGCGCAGGGAGAAAACCATGCGCGAATACGCCGAATACGATGGCTTGGGCTTAGCCGCCCTGGTTCGGAAGGGCGATGTGACGCCCGTTGAGCTTTTGGACGCCGCCATTGAGCGGATCGAGCGCCACAATGGCACGCTGAACGCGGTTACTTTCAAAGCCTATGATGAGGCCCGCCAGACCGCCGCAGGCGCATTGCCGGACGGGCCGTTCAAAGGTGTGCCATTTCTGATCAAGGACCTTGGCCTGCGCGTAAAGGGTTGGCCGCGCACGTCCGCGAGTAAGTTCGCGCAAGTGGCGGCGGATGGTGAAGATTCAACGCTCACAGCGCGCTACCGCGATGCCGGCGTGGTGCTTGCGGGCAAAACCAATACGCCGGAATTCGGTATCCCTGGCGTGACGACGTCGGCGTTGCTGGGGCCGTGCCGCAATCCTTGGAATCCCGAGCACATCTCCGGCGGCTCCTCCGGCGGCGCGGCGAGCGCGGTGGCGGCTGGCATGGTCCCACTGGCGCATGCGAGTGACGGTTTGGGCTCGATCCGCATTCCTGCGGCGTGTTGCGGCTTGGTCGGTATGAAGACGACGCGCGATCGCAATCCCAACGGCGTGCACGATACCGATCGCGCGATGGGCTTTTCTGTCGATCACGTTGTCAGCCGCACCGTGCGCGATAGCGCCGCGATGCTGGACGCGACGGGCTATCCGGAGCCCGCGAGCCCGTTTGCATATCCTGCGAAAGAGCGGCCGTATCTGGAAGAGGTGGAGCGTGGGCCCGGCAAGCTGCGCATCGCGTGGTCCACGGAAACGCCATCGGGCAAGTCAGTGGATGCGGAGATTCAACGTGCATTGGAGCGCACGGCGGAGACGCTGAAAGCGCTCGGTCACGACGTGCGCGAGGAGGGGCTCGGCATCGATTATCGCACGCTCTATCGCGCGCAGGGTTTGGTCTCGGCGTCGAACTTCGCTGCGGGCATTCGGCGCTGGGCCGAAGTGAGAGGCCGCGAACCACAAGAAGGCGAGATCGAGGGCTTGGCCTGGCGCGCGTATCAGGCGGGCAAGCGGATCAGCGGTGAAGACGCGATGTGGGGCTGGCAGCAGCTTCGGCTCTCAAACCGCGAAATCCTGCAACGCTTCGAACACTGGGATGTGCTGGCGACGCCCGTGCTCGGCACGAACGTGCCGCGCGTCGATGAGCTCGATACGTTGACGGACGATCTGCGCGCCTTCGACAAGCGCCAAGCGCAAGCGTTTCCGTTCACGCCGCCGTTTAACATCACCGGCCAACCCTCGCTCTCGCTGCCGCTCTGGCAAAGCCAAAGCGGTCTGCCGATCGCTGTGATGTTCACGGCGAAATACGCCGACGAAGCCACGCTGTTGCGCCTCGCCGGGCAGCTCGAAAAGGAATTGCCTTGGCGGGAACGCAAGCCCAAGCTCTGGAATTGACGCACGCAAACGTGCGCGAACAGCGCAGGGAGGCGCAAACCCATGGCCGAGCACAAGGAAAGCAATACCCATCTCGCTCCATTGGTCGGAGCGATTATCCTGACGGGCCTATGGGCCGCTTACACGGTGCTCATCGTCTATGAGATGGTCGTGCTGCCGGCGCCCGCTTAACGGCCTGCGAAACACCGCAAAACGGCCCGCGCTTGCGCACGGGCCGTTTCATTAGATCGTGATCAGCTTAGTTCGGCTGCTTCTTCGTCGCGTCCTTGACGTCGCCGATGAATTCGCGCGCTTCGCCCTTGGCCTTGTCGATCTTGCCTTCAGCTTCAAGCTTCTTGTTGCCGGTCATCTTGCCAGCGGCTTCCTTCACCGTGCCCGATGCTTTGTCGGCAGCGCTTTTGACGTGCTCTTTGTCCATGAATCTTCTCCTTGGAATACGAGAAGAACGCCCGTTACGGGAGACAGTTCCGCGCCATCCGCAGCCCGCGCACATATCAGAAAATATATCTCGGGAGCGCACGTGATGTATTCGCTCGCTTTAAGCGCCTGTTCCCACCTGCACCCAAAGCACCGTCATTGCCGCTGCTTGCGCGCGGGCCATGTGGGTTGGGCCGGTGTGTTTCCGGCGCAAATCACAAAGAGAATTCGTCATGGCCGATCAACCCAAGAACGCGCCGCAACCTTCCACCCCGCAACAACAACCCGAGAAGCAGGCCGCGCCGCTCGGCGCGCCGACGAGCGCGCCTGTAACACCAATCGTTGAGCCGAAAAAAAGCTGAGACATAAGGCCGAGCGCGGCGATCCCGCCACGCTCGGCGCTTACGTAGAAGGAGCGCGCCATGAACTATTCCGTACGCTATCTCGACAAATCAGGCCGAACCACGAGTTCCATCTTCGAACCTTTTGACGACGACGCCGAAGCAATCGCCTTTGCACGCGGCAAGCTGCCAACCAACGCTATCGTCGAAGTTTGGAATAATGATCGCTTGATCTCGCGCCTCTACCAGAACCCGATTTCTCAGGCCGCACCATCATGAGCAAACATCTCGGCGCCCCCGACCTTGGCCTAGGCGATAAGCGCACGCTCGCGATGCTGGAGATCGGACTTCTCCTCGCCGTCGCCGCACTCGGCGCATTTGCGACCATTTGGATCTATACCGGCGTGTATTCGCCACAATAAGCGGCGTCAGCCCGCGATGTATTGCGCGCCGTTCACGGTCATCGTCGCGCCCGTGATGAAGGACGCCTGGTCCGATGCAAGAAACGCCACCATCGCGGCGATTTCTTCGGCTTTGCCCAAGCGGCCCACCGGGATCGTTGCGATGATCTTCTTCAGCGCATCTTCTGGCACCGCCGCCACCATGTCGGTGTCGATGTAGCCGGGTGCTACGACGTTCACGGTCACGCCCTTGGCCGCACTCTCCTGCGCCAGCGCTTTGGTGAAGCCGATCATGCCGGCTTTCGCAGCTGAGTAATTCACCTGGCCGAATTGGCCCTTCTGGCCGTTGATCGAGCTGATATTGATGATGCGACCGAAGCCGCGATCGCGCATGCCCTCGATCACTGGGCGGGTCATGTAGAAGAGCGAGTCCAGATCGACGCGGATCACCTCGCGCCATTTCTCAGCGCTCATCTTGTGGAATTGGCCGTCGCGCGTGATGCCGGCATTGTTGACCAATACGTCAATCGGGCCGAGTTCGGCGACGACCTTGGCGATGCCTTCAGCGCACTGGGCTTCATCGCCCACGTCCCACTTATAGACGCTGATGCCGAGTTCCTTAGCGGTCGCCTCGGCGCTCTCCGTGTTGCCCGCATAGTTCGCAGCGACCTTGAAACCGTCGGCCTTGAGCCGCGCCGAGATCGCCTTGCCGATCCCACGCGTTCCACCCGTCACCAAAGCCACCCGCGCCATCATTCTCTCCCGATTTTATCATTGGCCGGGACAAAGCCCGGAGACAGGCGCGCAGTTTGCGCGACTCCGGACGCGAGGCAACATGCTGCAACGCGGAAACGAGTATTTTTCGGACAGGTGCGACGCTGACGCCATCGCCTAGCGCCTGACCGATGGTTCCGCCAAAGTGCCAGCCATGACGCGGATCGTGATCTTTTATGCGCTGGCGCTCGCGGGCGGGGCGCTCGCCCTGCAATGGCTCCAATACCAATTCTTCGCCCGGGTCTTCGCGGTCGAGATTTACGTGGCGCTGATCGCGCTTGGGTTCGCCGGCCTCGGCGTATGGGCCGGCATGCGCTTGGCGCGTCGCGCACCCTCGGCGGCGTTTGTGAAGAACACCGCAGCGCTCGCCTCGCTCGGCGTGACCCAGCGCGAATTGCAGGTGTTGGAATTGCTGGCGGCGGGCAAAGCCAACAAGGAGATCGCGCAAGCCCTCGGCGTCTCGCCCAACACGATCAAGAGCCAAGTCGCCAGCCTCTACCAAAAGCTCGAGGTGCAGCGTCGCACCCAAGCCATCCAAAAAGCACGCGAACTGGCGCTTATCCCTTAGAATTTTTCATCCAATCGGCTGATTTGGCCGATTTCACCCGTTTGGGTGATGTCATTTCCCGAGCCGAACCGCCCTAGTCTTACCACGACAATCGGGAGACTGAGTGATGTTCGCCACTGCTTTGCGTTACGGCGCCGTATCGGGCGCGATCGTCATCGCCGTCATCATTCTCGGCATCATGCTCGCGGGCGGCCAAGGCCACGGCCACGCGCTTTCATCGCAATGGCTGGGTTATTTGGTGATGATCGTCGCGTTGTCGATGATCTTCCTGGCCATCCGCGATTACCGGAACAAGAAGCTCGGCGGCGTGATCAAATTCATGCCGGCGTTCGGTCTCGGCCTGCTGGTCGCGGCCGCGGCGGGCGTCGCGTATGTGATCGGCTGGGAAATCTATCTCGCCGCCACGAACTACACGTTCATGGAGACGTACGTCGCCCAGTCCATCGAGACCAAACGCGCTGCTGGCGTCAGCGCCGCCGAATTGGAGGCTTACGCGGCTCAACTCGACCAAATCAAAGAGGCGTATCGCAACCCGCTGTTCCGTCTGCCCATGACGTTCGCGGAAATCTTTCCCGTGGGCCTACTGATCGCGCTCATCTCCGCCGCGATCCTGCGCAATCCGCGCGTGCTGCCGGCGCGCGCTCACTGATCAACCACTCAGCAAGGGGCCGCCCCATGAAACTTGGCGCATTTTCGATCAGCCTAGCGGTGAAGGATATTGCGGCCTCGCGCGCGTTCTATGAAAAATTGGGCTTCACTGCGTTCGGCGGGAACCAGGATCAGCGCTGGCTGATCATGAAAAACGACACCACGCTCATCGGCCTGTTTCAGGGCATGTTCGAGAAGAACCTGCTGACGTTCAATCCGGGCTGGGATAGCGACGGCCAAGCTTTGGCCAGCTTTACCGACATCCGCGAAATTCAGCAGAACCTGAAAGCATCAGGCGTCACGCTGGTCGCCGAGGTCGATGCAAGCAGACTCCAAGGGCCGGCGCACCTGACACTCGAAGACCCAGACGGCAACCAAATCCTGATTGACCAACACGTCTAACCGCTGAGCCACGAGGGCAGCGGCGCCGGCTTTGGAACCATGCGAAGGTTTCGCGTCGCGCAGATTCACCGCGAGCGCCGCGTATAGTGGATCACCCATTGATCCGCCCAGGTTGCGCCGCCGTCGGGTGTGCGTTGCCAGCGCCAGGTCAGGCTATTGGGCGTGATCTCTGTGAACACCATGCGCTGTACCGGCGTGTTATCGCTGACGCGCGAACTCACCAGTACAAAATCATCGCCCTCGGGCCCGCCAACCAAAGCGAAATAGCCACCTTGGTTGTCGACCCAGGTCTGGCGCCAGTGCTGCAGCGGCGCGTGATAAGTCGAAACTGAATGACCGATCAGTCCGCCGGTTGCGGGCCCGCCGTCAAAAGCTTCTTGGATGACGCAATCACCGTAAGCGCGCGTGATCGTGTTGACGCCTTGGCCCGCTGGCATCCCAGAAGCGGCCTCCCAACGCACATCCCAAACGCCCACCCAGAAATCCATCTGGCGGAATTCAGGCATGCTGCACGGCGAGGCTGCGGCAGGCTGCGCTTGCGCCGAAGCACAGCCCACACACGCAAGCACCGCAAGAGCGGCGAGGATCGTTCTCATCATCAACTCCCGCCGGGAGGCTGCGCCTGCCGAAGCGGATGTTTGAGCCGAGAGCGATGAATCGCCGCCGCGCCTCGACGATTTACGCCGCCATCGCCGGCCAGACGCTTTCGCCGAAGAAGCGCCACTCGATGCGTTCGAGGTATCTCATCAAGTTTGTGTGCTCGCGCACCAACCCAGTGAGCGGCGTTTCGAAGAATTGTGTGGCGCAGGACGCCAGCACGCCGAAGGCGGAGGCGTCGACGGCCTTTGGCGTGTCGCCGAAGAGATAGGGCTTGTCGCCCAACACAGCCGCGATCGCCGAGATGTCGCGCTCGGCCAGCATCATTCGCTCTTCGCGTGAATGACGGCCGATGCCGTGGCGCACCATCATTGTGTGCAATTGCTCGCGCACGTCCTTGCACAGCGCACTTTGCTGCGGCTCCGGCACGCCTTGGAAGAATTGGCGCGGGCCCTTGTCGAAATTGGCATCCACCAACCAGCGCTCATGCGCCATGATCATGCTGAGGCGGTCTTCGAGCATGCGCTCAAGCCCCCAGGCCATGCCGCGCTGCTCAAGCGTCAGCCCTTCATCGAGATCGTCGCCGAGCTTTTCTTCGAAATAGAGCCGGATGAAGGTGGAGTCCTCGATGATGCGGCCGTCATCCTCAACATAAGGCGCCTTGTGCTTTGGCACGCGCTCCAGATCGGCGATGGCGCGCGTGAAATTCACGCCCAGCATCTGCAATTGCATGTCGCACTTGATCACGTAGGGGCTTGGGCTCGGCGCCCCGAACATCGGGCCCCAACCATACAGAACGGTCATTTCTCTCTCCTCGCTTCGCTTGGAAAGAGGTCATAGCTCGCCCCTGCTGACAGCCTTGTGGCAGCAGGATGTCAGTATAAGTTATCCCTATGCGCCGCACCGAACGCCTTTTCCAGATTATCCAGATCCTCCGCTCCAAGCGCCGGTCCGTCACGGGCCAAGAATTGGCCCATGAATTGGAGGTGTCGCTGCGCACGCTTTATCGCGACATCGCCGAGCTAATGGCCCAGCGGGTGCCGATCCGGGGGGAGGCCGGGACCGGCTACGTGATCGACAGCGATTACGACATGCCGCCGCTAATGCTGACACAGGATGAGCTGGAAGCAGCCGTGCTCGGCGCCGCCTGGGTGGCGCAGCGTGGCGATGCGGCTTTGGCGCGTGGCGCGCGCGATCTCATCGGCAAGCTCACCGCCGCCGTGCCGGAGCATCTGCGGCCTGTCGTGCTCGATGCGCAGCTCGCGCCAGTGTCGTCACATAAGCGCGCGATCGACGCGTTCGACCTCGCGGCTGTGCGCGGCGCGATCCGCGAACAACGCAAAATGCGCATCGCCTATGCTGACGAAAACGGCCGCACGTCGGAGCGCACGATCTGGCCATTTATGATCGGCTATTTTGAAACCGTACGGCTGGTCGTGGCCTGGTGTGAGCTGCGCGAAGATTTCCGCCATTTCCGCTCGGATCGCTTCCGCGACGCGGAAGTGCTGGAAACCCGCTATCGCCAACGGCCGGCGCAATTACGCAAGCGTTGGGAAAAAGAGCATACTGGGCGGGGGAGCAAAGCTTGAGGCTTGCGCGCCACACCGATCGCGCCACACTCGGCGCATGACAGATGCTCTCGCCGAAGCCCGCCTGCAAACCGTCCGCGATCACATGGCGCTCGAGGTGACCCACGATTGGGACGCCGTGATCGCCACGTTCGAGCACCCGCGTTACGAAATGTATGGCGGCGGCCAAGTGTTCGACGGCGAAGCAGCCGTACGCGCCTATTTCACCGCCTCGCGCACGCCGTTTCCGGATCAGGGCAACGAGATCATCGCCATCTCGCACGCCGACAACACAGTGCTCGTGGAATTTTGGCTGACCGGCACGCATCTCGGCCCGCTCAAAGTGGGCAGCCGCACAATCGAGCCGACGGGCAAAAGCTTCCGTATGCGCATGGCCGCGAGCTTCGAGTTCGAACCAGGCAGCGCCAAAATCCGCTGCGAGCGCCCGTATTTTGATCAGGCTGGGGTGCTACGCGAATTGGGGATCGCTTAGGAGCGCTCAAACAGCGGCCCAGACCGGAACGCCAACCACAGCGCCATGCCGATCGCCGGCCATTGCACCCACCACGCGCCGCCCGTCATCCAATCGATGGCGAACAGCGCCGCGAGGATCAGCCCCAGCCGCGCCGCCTGTGCGATGAAGCGTTGCTTCTTCTCGCTTGCGGGCGCCGCGCTCTTCGCACGCGCCTTGCTGTCGCTCGCGCTGCCCTCGGCGCCGCCGACGCTATAGACGTTGACGCGCTCGGCGAAATTCTTCGGCTGCTTTTCGCCCAGATAGTGGAAGCCGACCGAGAGCTTCTTCTGCACCTGATCATAGACTTGCTGCGAAATCAGAATGCCGCCGGGCTCAGCCATGCTTTGCAGGCGCGCGGCGAGATTGACGCCTTCGCCCAGCAGATCGTCGCCATCGACCAGCACATCGCCCAAATGCACGCCGATACGGAAGCGCAAACCGCCTCGCGCATCGCTCGCCAATTCGCGCTGCACCTCGATGGCGCATTGTACCGCTTCCACCACAGACGGGAATTCCGCGATCAGCCCGTCGCCCGCCGTATTGGCTATGCGGCCGTGATGGCGGGCAATGAACTGCGCGAATACACCGCGTGCGGCGCGCAAGGCCGACAAGGTGCCGACCTCATCGGTCTCCATCACGCTGCTATAGCTTGCAGCGTCGGCGGCGAGGATGGTGGTCAGTTTGCGTTGAACGTCGGACATCGCTGGGGATTTAGCCTGATGCCGGGCGGATCGCTACGGCTTCTCGCTGCGCAATATTTTCTCCATCGCTTTTCCCTTGGCGAGTTCGTCGATGAGTTTGTCCAGATAGCGGATCTCGCGCATCAGCGGCTCTTTCACCTGCTCGACGCGCACGCCGCAGACCGTGCCCGTAATGAACGAGCGCGCCGGGTTCATCTTCGGCGCCTGCGCGAAGAAATCCTCGAAGCTCGTCTGCTTCTTGATGTGCGCATTGAGCGATTGCTGGCGATAGCCGGTGAGCCATCGAATGATCTCATCCACCTCCGCCCGCGACCGGCCCTTCTTCTCCGCCTTCGCGACATAGTGCGGATACACGCTGGCGAAGCTGATGGAATAGATGCGGTGGGGTTTGGCAGCGCCGGGCGCCTTCGCTGGCGCTGCCTTCTTCGCGGTCTTTACAGTCTTCCTTGCGGCGCTCACCGCTCCACGCACACCGCGATGCCCATGCCGCCGCCGATGCAGAGCGTGGCCAGGCCCTTTTTCTTGCCGGCGCGTTGCAGTTCGTAGAGCAACGTCGTCAGCACGCGCGCGCCGCTGGCGCCGATCGGGTGGCCGATGGCGATGGCGCCGCCGTTGACGTTCACGATCGCCGGATCCCAGCCCATATCCTTGTTCACGGCGCAGGCTTGCGCGGCGAAGGCCTCGTTGGCTTCGACCAAATCGAGATCGCCAACTTTCCAGCCAGCTTTCTCAAGTGCTGCCTTCGACGCCGGGATTGGCCCCGTGCCCATGATGCTCGGATCGACACCGCGCGAGGCCCACGAGGCGATGCGCGCGAGCGGCGTCAGGCCACGCTTGGCCGCTTCGTCGGCCGTCATCAGCACGAGTGCGGCCGCGCCATCGTTCAAGCCCGACGCGTTCGCGGCCGTCACCGTGCCGTCCTTCTTGAACGCTGCGCGCAGACCAGCTGCGCCTTCGAGTGTGGCGTCGTGTTTGATGTATTCATCATTCTCAACCACCGTGTCGCCCTTGCGGCCCTTGATGGTGACGGCGACGATCTCGTCCTTGAACTTGCCGGCCTTCTGCGCCGCACTCGCCTTCTGCTGCGAGAGCGTGGCGAACTCGTCCTGCTGCTGGCGCGTGATCTGCCATTTCT is drawn from Vitreimonas flagellata and contains these coding sequences:
- a CDS encoding DNA-binding protein → MSLFFDADWFDAKLGERGLDRGALAEAAGIERADLHAIYVNERAASAAELDAFARVLGAEIVEVTLRSGVATRDAAPREDAASRIESIEARLDAIDSWLEEFERSTKKSA
- a CDS encoding amidase, coding for MREYAEYDGLGLAALVRKGDVTPVELLDAAIERIERHNGTLNAVTFKAYDEARQTAAGALPDGPFKGVPFLIKDLGLRVKGWPRTSASKFAQVAADGEDSTLTARYRDAGVVLAGKTNTPEFGIPGVTTSALLGPCRNPWNPEHISGGSSGGAASAVAAGMVPLAHASDGLGSIRIPAACCGLVGMKTTRDRNPNGVHDTDRAMGFSVDHVVSRTVRDSAAMLDATGYPEPASPFAYPAKERPYLEEVERGPGKLRIAWSTETPSGKSVDAEIQRALERTAETLKALGHDVREEGLGIDYRTLYRAQGLVSASNFAAGIRRWAEVRGREPQEGEIEGLAWRAYQAGKRISGEDAMWGWQQLRLSNREILQRFEHWDVLATPVLGTNVPRVDELDTLTDDLRAFDKRQAQAFPFTPPFNITGQPSLSLPLWQSQSGLPIAVMFTAKYADEATLLRLAGQLEKELPWRERKPKLWN
- a CDS encoding CsbD family protein: MDKEHVKSAADKASGTVKEAAGKMTGNKKLEAEGKIDKAKGEAREFIGDVKDATKKQPN
- the phbB gene encoding acetoacetyl-CoA reductase; protein product: MARVALVTGGTRGIGKAISARLKADGFKVAANYAGNTESAEATAKELGISVYKWDVGDEAQCAEGIAKVVAELGPIDVLVNNAGITRDGQFHKMSAEKWREVIRVDLDSLFYMTRPVIEGMRDRGFGRIINISSINGQKGQFGQVNYSAAKAGMIGFTKALAQESAAKGVTVNVVAPGYIDTDMVAAVPEDALKKIIATIPVGRLGKAEEIAAMVAFLASDQASFITGATMTVNGAQYIAG
- a CDS encoding response regulator transcription factor, giving the protein MTRIVIFYALALAGGALALQWLQYQFFARVFAVEIYVALIALGFAGLGVWAGMRLARRAPSAAFVKNTAALASLGVTQRELQVLELLAAGKANKEIAQALGVSPNTIKSQVASLYQKLEVQRRTQAIQKARELALIP
- a CDS encoding DUF4199 domain-containing protein; the protein is MFATALRYGAVSGAIVIAVIILGIMLAGGQGHGHALSSQWLGYLVMIVALSMIFLAIRDYRNKKLGGVIKFMPAFGLGLLVAAAAGVAYVIGWEIYLAATNYTFMETYVAQSIETKRAAGVSAAELEAYAAQLDQIKEAYRNPLFRLPMTFAEIFPVGLLIALISAAILRNPRVLPARAH
- a CDS encoding VOC family protein: MKLGAFSISLAVKDIAASRAFYEKLGFTAFGGNQDQRWLIMKNDTTLIGLFQGMFEKNLLTFNPGWDSDGQALASFTDIREIQQNLKASGVTLVAEVDASRLQGPAHLTLEDPDGNQILIDQHV
- a CDS encoding glutathione S-transferase family protein, with amino-acid sequence MTVLYGWGPMFGAPSPSPYVIKCDMQLQMLGVNFTRAIADLERVPKHKAPYVEDDGRIIEDSTFIRLYFEEKLGDDLDEGLTLEQRGMAWGLERMLEDRLSMIMAHERWLVDANFDKGPRQFFQGVPEPQQSALCKDVREQLHTMMVRHGIGRHSREERMMLAERDISAIAAVLGDKPYLFGDTPKAVDASAFGVLASCATQFFETPLTGLVREHTNLMRYLERIEWRFFGESVWPAMAA
- a CDS encoding helix-turn-helix transcriptional regulator, whose amino-acid sequence is MRRTERLFQIIQILRSKRRSVTGQELAHELEVSLRTLYRDIAELMAQRVPIRGEAGTGYVIDSDYDMPPLMLTQDELEAAVLGAAWVAQRGDAALARGARDLIGKLTAAVPEHLRPVVLDAQLAPVSSHKRAIDAFDLAAVRGAIREQRKMRIAYADENGRTSERTIWPFMIGYFETVRLVVAWCELREDFRHFRSDRFRDAEVLETRYRQRPAQLRKRWEKEHTGRGSKA
- a CDS encoding ester cyclase, translated to MTDALAEARLQTVRDHMALEVTHDWDAVIATFEHPRYEMYGGGQVFDGEAAVRAYFTASRTPFPDQGNEIIAISHADNTVLVEFWLTGTHLGPLKVGSRTIEPTGKSFRMRMAASFEFEPGSAKIRCERPYFDQAGVLRELGIA
- a CDS encoding adenylate/guanylate cyclase domain-containing protein, producing the protein MSDVQRKLTTILAADAASYSSVMETDEVGTLSALRAARGVFAQFIARHHGRIANTAGDGLIAEFPSVVEAVQCAIEVQRELASDARGGLRFRIGVHLGDVLVDGDDLLGEGVNLAARLQSMAEPGGILISQQVYDQVQKKLSVGFHYLGEKQPKNFAERVNVYSVGGAEGSASDSKARAKSAAPASEKKQRFIAQAARLGLILAALFAIDWMTGGAWWVQWPAIGMALWLAFRSGPLFERS
- a CDS encoding DUF2200 domain-containing protein, producing MYSISFASVYPHYVAKAEKKGRSRAEVDEIIRWLTGYRQQSLNAHIKKQTSFEDFFAQAPKMNPARSFITGTVCGVRVEQVKEPLMREIRYLDKLIDELAKGKAMEKILRSEKP
- a CDS encoding acetyl-CoA C-acetyltransferase produces the protein MTDIVIVSAARTPVGSFLGSFAATPAHELGKIAITAALQRAKVDAKDVSEVVLGQVLTANQGMNPARQASRAAGVPDDSPAWSLNQVCGSGLRAVVVGYQQIKAGDAKIVVAGGQENMSLSPHAQNMRGGTKMGPVEFADTMIKDGLTDVFNQYHMGITAENVAEKWQITRQQQDEFATLSQQKASAAQKAGKFKDEIVAVTIKGRKGDTVVENDEYIKHDATLEGAAGLRAAFKKDGTVTAANASGLNDGAAALVLMTADEAAKRGLTPLARIASWASRGVDPSIMGTGPIPASKAALEKAGWKVGDLDLVEANEAFAAQACAVNKDMGWDPAIVNVNGGAIAIGHPIGASGARVLTTLLYELQRAGKKKGLATLCIGGGMGIAVCVER